One window of Triticum dicoccoides isolate Atlit2015 ecotype Zavitan chromosome 5A, WEW_v2.0, whole genome shotgun sequence genomic DNA carries:
- the LOC119297250 gene encoding uncharacterized protein LOC119297250, whose amino-acid sequence MAMAGSSTTLPPPPQQKAVDVLPVDSLRNILRRLSLADLLRAALACHRWRRVAARCLPRTAPLLGHFFHPTATGLPPPLHSASKDIVIEAPAVFAPLDASAPNLSLDFAPEASRFVLHDCHQGLLLLEPLASLPKGILPRLLVIDPATRCRVLLPPPPRDTVPDDQRWRSCRHYVGSGLLSRAHPSKLCFEVVCISIDGGHPRAWVASVDDGQCRWRALPRATEVEVSFDPRWFESRCVHAAGKLYWHICNSGRVLSLDPSTLHFSYLLAPKEMPRFGKFRIGETPDDGRLCIATVEDQLLRVWVRGETRWSDDGWYLEREMNLTKVYDTVPGLPKDKCLRIFSVWLSDMDAGRTGKLFIRTMGYGRYSLHLDTAKIERMHTKHGKEYGHPMCAYFLAWPPAFLAPDN is encoded by the coding sequence ATGGCCATGGCCGGATCGTCCACcaccctccctccgccgccgcagcAGAAGGCGGTCGATGTCCTCCCCGTGGACAGCCTCCGCAACATTCTCCGTCGCCTCTCCCTCGCCGACCTTCTCCGTGCCGCCCTCGCCTGCCACCGCTGGCGCCGCGTCGCCGCACGCTGCCTCCCCCGCACCGCTCCTCTCCTCGGCCACTTCTTCCACCCCACCGCCACCGGTTTGCCGCCGCCCCTGCACTCGGCATCCAAGGACATCGTCATCGAGGCCCCCGCCGTCTTCGCTCCCCTCGACGCCTCCGCACCGAACCTCTCCCTCGACTTCGCTCCGGAGGCCTCCCGCTTCGTGCTCCACGACTGCCACCAAGGCCTGCTGCTTCTCGAACCGCTCGCGTCGCTTCCCAAGGGGATCCTCCCACGCCTCCTCGTCATCGACCCGGCCACCCGCTGCCGCgtgctcctcccgccgccgccgcgcgacaCGGTGCCCGACGACCAGCGCTGGCGCAGCTGCAGGCACTACGTCGGCTCCGGGCTTCTCTCCCGCGCGCACCCGAGCAAGCTCTGCTTCGAGGTCGTCTGCATCTCCATCGACGGCGGGCACCCCCGCGCCTGGGTCGCGTCCGTCGACGACGGCCAGTGCCGCTGGCGCGCGCTCCCGCGGGCCACGGAGGTGGAGGTCAGCTTCGACCCCAGGTGGTTCGAGTCGCGCTGCGTGCACGCCGCCGGGAAGCTCTACTGGCACATCTGCAACTCCGGCCGCGTGCTCTCGCTGGACCCTTCCACACTGCACTTCTCTTACCTGCTGGCGCCGAAGGAGATGCCCAGGTTCGGCAAGTTCCGCATCGGGGAGACGCCGGACGACGGGCGGCTGTGCATCGCGACCGTGGAGgaccagctgctgcgggtgtgggtgcgtggggagACCAGGTGGAGCGACGATGGGTGGTATCTGGAGAGGGAGATGAATCTCACCAAGGTGTACGACACGGTGCCGGGCCTGCCCAAGGACAAGTGCCTCAGGATCTTCAGTGTTTGGCTCAGCGACATGGACGCGGGGCGTACCGGCAAGCTGTTCATCAGAACGATGGGGTATGGGCGCTACTCCTTACATCTGGACACCGCCAAGATCGAGCGCATGCACACCAAACATGGCAAGGAGTACGGCCACCCGATGTGCGCCTACTTCCTCGCGTGGCCACCTGCCTTCCTCGCTCCAGACAACTGA